From Draconibacterium halophilum, one genomic window encodes:
- the cysD gene encoding sulfate adenylyltransferase subunit CysD codes for MLHIGSKKTNNSNYMDNYSLTNLRELEAEAIHIIREVAAEFENPVMLYSIGKDSSVMVRLAEKAFYPGKVPFPLMHIDSKWKFEEMIDFRDTYAKEKGWDLIVHHNKQGFEEGVGPFTHGSKVHTDIMKTQALLGGLNKYKFDAAFGGARRDEEKSRAKERIFSFRDNFHQWDPKNQRPELWNIYNSRVQKGESIRVFPISNWTELDIWQYIRLENIPIVPLYYAKERPVVDMDGSLIMVDDKRMPKELRDKAEMRKVRFRTLGCYPLTGAIESEADTIEKIVEEMMTVTVSERTTRVIDFDQDASMEQKKREGYF; via the coding sequence GTGTTACATATAGGATCGAAGAAAACAAACAACTCTAATTATATGGATAACTATTCATTAACTAATTTACGCGAGCTCGAAGCAGAAGCCATTCACATTATCCGCGAAGTGGCTGCCGAGTTTGAAAACCCGGTAATGCTTTATTCTATCGGGAAAGACTCATCGGTGATGGTTCGCCTGGCCGAAAAAGCTTTTTACCCTGGCAAAGTTCCGTTTCCATTGATGCACATCGACTCGAAATGGAAATTCGAGGAAATGATCGATTTCCGCGATACTTATGCCAAAGAAAAAGGCTGGGACCTTATTGTTCATCACAATAAACAAGGTTTTGAAGAAGGTGTTGGACCATTTACGCACGGGAGTAAAGTGCATACCGATATTATGAAAACGCAAGCCCTGCTTGGTGGTCTTAATAAATATAAATTCGACGCTGCCTTTGGTGGTGCCCGTCGTGATGAAGAAAAATCGCGTGCAAAAGAGCGTATCTTTTCTTTCCGCGATAATTTCCATCAGTGGGATCCAAAAAATCAGCGTCCTGAGCTTTGGAATATTTACAACAGCCGCGTTCAGAAGGGCGAATCCATTCGTGTATTCCCTATCTCGAACTGGACTGAGCTGGATATCTGGCAGTACATTCGTTTGGAGAATATCCCTATCGTTCCGCTGTATTATGCCAAAGAGCGTCCGGTGGTTGACATGGACGGCAGCCTGATTATGGTAGACGACAAACGTATGCCAAAAGAATTGCGCGACAAAGCAGAAATGCGCAAAGTACGTTTCCGTACGCTGGGTTGTTACCCGCTTACTGGTGCAATTGAATCGGAAGCTGATACCATCGAAAAGATTGTGGAAGAAATGATGACCGTTACCGTTTCGGAACGTACTACACGTGTTATCGATTTCGACCAGGATGCAAGTATGGAACAGAAAAAACGCGAAGGGTATTTTTAA
- the cysN gene encoding sulfate adenylyltransferase subunit CysN — protein MKSKKLNIKEFLDQDQKKDLLRLLTAGSVDDGKSTLIGRLMADSKMLYEDQLEALHRDSKRVGHAGEDIDYALLLDGLKAEREQGITIDVAYRYFSTAKRKFIIADTPGHEQYTRNMITGGSTANLAIILIDARYGVITQTKRHTYLANLLGIKHVVVAINKMDLVDYGQERYEEIKSDYQAFVTQLDVPDVNFIPLSALKGDNVVEKGENMNWYHGPCLLEFLENVHVSSDRNFDDLRYPVQYVLRPDIKFRGFSTSVASGIIKKGDEVMVLPSMKKSKVEKIVTYDKELDYAFPPQSVTVTLEDEIDISRGDMLVHPDNLPRMDRQFEAMLVWMDENNMNLSTQFYIKQANNTTKARIDEIKYKVDVNTLDKSKIDKLNLNEIGRAVITTTKPLFFDPYKKNKQTGAFILIDPVTHNTCAVGMIIDRLESKNLPSRITDVDKAKIAKGEALIQPEEYLQKYNQKGETIWITGLHGSGKNELAFSLEKKLFDNGATAVLIDGSSVRSGISRELDYSPADRAENLRRVAHICKLLNDQGIIAIASFISRNESLRSQVAEIIGEERFHMFYMDADLEYCKNNKPELYELLEQGKTSNLPGIDLEYEAPTNAKLVFNPESNEENLDAILDYLAQNKVYPNH, from the coding sequence ATGAAAAGTAAAAAATTAAATATAAAAGAGTTCTTAGATCAAGACCAGAAAAAAGATCTCTTGAGATTGCTAACCGCTGGTAGCGTTGACGATGGCAAATCAACACTAATCGGCCGTTTAATGGCCGACAGTAAAATGCTGTACGAAGATCAGCTTGAAGCCTTGCATCGCGACAGTAAACGTGTGGGACATGCCGGTGAAGACATCGATTATGCCTTGTTACTCGATGGTTTGAAAGCTGAACGCGAACAGGGCATTACCATCGATGTGGCTTACCGCTATTTCTCTACGGCAAAACGTAAATTTATTATTGCCGATACGCCGGGACACGAACAGTACACGCGTAACATGATTACCGGTGGATCGACAGCTAACCTGGCAATTATTTTAATTGATGCTCGCTATGGGGTAATTACCCAGACCAAACGACATACCTATTTGGCCAATCTCCTGGGTATTAAACACGTGGTGGTAGCCATTAATAAAATGGATTTGGTGGATTACGGTCAGGAGCGTTATGAGGAAATCAAATCGGATTACCAAGCGTTTGTTACCCAGCTTGATGTGCCCGATGTAAATTTCATCCCACTATCGGCATTAAAAGGCGACAACGTTGTTGAAAAGGGCGAGAATATGAACTGGTATCATGGTCCTTGTTTACTTGAATTTCTGGAAAACGTACACGTAAGTTCCGATCGTAACTTCGACGACCTGCGTTATCCGGTTCAGTATGTATTGCGTCCGGACATTAAATTCCGTGGCTTCTCAACATCAGTAGCTTCCGGAATCATTAAAAAAGGCGATGAGGTAATGGTGCTGCCTTCCATGAAAAAATCGAAAGTAGAGAAAATCGTTACCTACGACAAAGAGTTGGATTATGCTTTTCCACCGCAATCGGTAACAGTTACTCTCGAAGATGAAATTGACATTTCGCGTGGCGACATGTTGGTGCACCCGGATAATTTGCCTCGTATGGATCGTCAGTTTGAGGCAATGCTGGTTTGGATGGATGAAAACAACATGAACCTCTCTACTCAATTCTACATTAAACAAGCCAATAATACCACTAAAGCGCGCATCGACGAAATTAAATACAAGGTGGATGTAAACACACTTGATAAATCGAAGATTGACAAATTAAACCTGAACGAAATTGGCCGTGCAGTAATAACCACTACCAAGCCGCTTTTCTTCGATCCGTATAAAAAGAACAAACAAACCGGTGCATTTATTTTAATCGATCCGGTTACGCATAATACCTGCGCGGTGGGTATGATTATTGATCGTTTGGAAAGCAAGAATCTACCGTCGCGTATTACCGATGTTGATAAGGCAAAGATTGCCAAAGGCGAGGCACTGATTCAACCGGAAGAATACCTTCAGAAATACAACCAAAAAGGAGAAACTATTTGGATTACAGGCTTACACGGCTCGGGTAAAAACGAACTGGCTTTTAGCCTGGAGAAAAAATTGTTCGACAATGGAGCAACAGCCGTATTGATAGATGGTAGTTCGGTACGTTCAGGAATAAGTCGCGAGCTGGATTACTCTCCTGCCGACAGGGCTGAAAACCTGCGCCGTGTAGCTCACATTTGTAAGCTGCTGAACGATCAGGGAATTATTGCCATTGCATCGTTTATATCGCGTAACGAAAGTTTACGCAGCCAGGTCGCTGAAATTATTGGCGAAGAGCGTTTCCATATGTTTTATATGGATGCAGATTTGGAGTATTGTAAAAACAATAAACCGGAATTGTACGAATTGCTCGAACAAGGTAAAACAAGCAATCTTCCGGGTATTGATCTGGAATATGAAGCGCCAACAAATGCAAAACTGGTATTCAATCCGGAGAGTAATGAAGAGAACCTGGATGCTATTTTAGATTATTTAGCGCAAAACAAAGTATATCCTAATCACTAA
- a CDS encoding NAD-dependent epimerase, giving the protein MKILVTGTAGFIGFHLANKLVEAGVEVVGIDNINDYYSTDLKYARLEESGISKEAINWHQKVVSKKTPAYSFVRMNLEDREQIDQLFETEKFDMVCNLAAQAGVRYSIENPRAYIDSNIVGFINILEACRHNNVKHLVYASSSSVYGNSAKMPLSVDDTVDNPVSLYAATKKSNELMAHTYSHLFGIPTTGLRFFTVYGPWGRPDMAYFSFTKNILSGEAIRVFNHGDMYRDFTYIDDIVKGIVKILNEPPTSIPPYKVHNIGNSSPVKLMDFIETIEKALGQAAVKEFHEMQPGDVYKTYADVSVLKRDFGYSPDTPLAKGIGEFVKWYTTFYK; this is encoded by the coding sequence ATGAAAATTCTTGTTACAGGAACAGCCGGTTTTATCGGCTTTCATTTGGCGAACAAATTGGTGGAGGCCGGAGTAGAAGTTGTAGGCATAGATAATATTAACGATTACTATTCCACTGATCTGAAATATGCCCGTCTGGAGGAATCCGGTATTTCAAAGGAAGCTATAAACTGGCATCAAAAGGTGGTGAGCAAAAAAACTCCGGCTTATTCGTTTGTTCGGATGAATCTGGAAGACCGCGAGCAGATCGACCAACTTTTTGAAACCGAAAAGTTCGATATGGTATGTAATCTTGCGGCTCAGGCCGGGGTGCGTTACAGCATTGAAAATCCGCGTGCATACATCGATAGTAATATTGTAGGTTTTATTAATATACTTGAAGCCTGCCGCCACAATAACGTTAAGCACCTGGTTTATGCCAGCTCATCAAGTGTGTATGGGAACAGTGCCAAAATGCCACTATCGGTAGATGATACTGTAGATAACCCGGTTAGTTTATACGCAGCCACTAAAAAAAGTAACGAATTAATGGCGCATACTTACAGCCACTTGTTTGGTATCCCAACAACCGGATTGCGCTTTTTTACTGTTTATGGCCCATGGGGCCGACCGGATATGGCGTATTTTTCGTTTACCAAAAACATACTTTCAGGAGAAGCGATTAGAGTATTCAACCATGGCGACATGTATCGTGATTTTACCTATATCGACGATATTGTAAAGGGAATTGTTAAAATACTGAACGAGCCGCCTACATCTATTCCTCCCTATAAAGTTCACAACATTGGCAACTCCAGTCCGGTGAAACTGATGGATTTTATCGAAACTATTGAAAAAGCACTGGGACAAGCAGCTGTTAAAGAGTTTCACGAAATGCAACCCGGCGATGTGTATAAAACCTACGCCGATGTGAGCGTATTGAAAAGAGATTTTGGCTACTCGCCCGACACGCCATTGGCAAAAGGAATTGGCGAATTTGTAAAGTGGTACACAACGTTTTACAAGTAA
- a CDS encoding Smr/MutS family protein produces the protein MPYPIKELVNVSAPEMNVRSNEPAQHEAPVEVESEPEYIEPKGEIINGKNTAEFYFCFVPEDPKNPLSGEIELYLVNDSNFTVLFNYSYIKTDGVEAVKQGTVRSNSKEKIDALVQEELSDLPDFGFQLIYFRETESEWNTPMVKKFRVNPVKFYKESTFRENSYFKKNALVLKITSDAFQTELDKLTQDDFKKVVKAKEVVEAPKRKKRKRTSEEVVIDLHITELLDDSEGLSNREMLDIQMETVESEMNLAIKNHTKRIVFIHGVGQGVLKQQVSDLLKRKFKKYYFQDASFKEYGYGATMVILRKG, from the coding sequence GTGCCTTATCCGATAAAAGAGTTGGTGAATGTGAGTGCTCCGGAAATGAATGTAAGAAGTAATGAACCGGCTCAGCACGAAGCACCTGTTGAAGTGGAATCAGAACCTGAATACATTGAGCCGAAAGGAGAGATTATTAACGGAAAAAATACAGCTGAATTTTATTTTTGTTTTGTTCCTGAAGATCCGAAAAATCCACTTTCGGGCGAAATAGAATTATACCTGGTAAACGACAGTAATTTTACAGTGCTCTTTAATTATTCGTACATCAAAACTGATGGTGTTGAGGCCGTAAAACAAGGCACGGTTCGTTCCAATTCAAAAGAGAAAATTGATGCCTTAGTTCAGGAGGAATTAAGTGATTTGCCTGATTTTGGCTTTCAGTTGATTTATTTTCGCGAAACAGAAAGTGAGTGGAATACACCAATGGTGAAGAAATTCAGGGTGAATCCGGTGAAGTTCTACAAAGAATCGACTTTTCGCGAGAACTCGTATTTCAAAAAGAATGCCTTAGTGCTTAAAATTACTTCTGATGCTTTTCAAACCGAGCTGGATAAGTTGACCCAGGATGATTTCAAAAAAGTGGTAAAGGCGAAGGAAGTTGTTGAAGCACCAAAAAGAAAAAAACGAAAACGAACTTCGGAAGAAGTGGTGATTGATCTTCACATAACTGAATTACTAGACGATTCGGAAGGTTTGAGTAACCGCGAAATGCTGGACATACAGATGGAAACTGTAGAATCGGAAATGAACCTGGCGATAAAAAATCATACCAAACGAATAGTGTTCATTCATGGTGTGGGGCAGGGTGTTTTAAAACAGCAAGTGAGTGACCTGCTAAAACGCAAATTCAAAAAATATTACTTCCAGGATGCCTCGTTTAAAGAATATGGTTACGGTGCTACAATGGTGATACTGAGGAAAGGATGA
- a CDS encoding S-adenosylmethionine:tRNA ribosyltransferase-isomerase, with product MSTYKNIKISDYSYDLPDERIAKYPLNERDKSKLLISQNGTIQQDIFENCTNYLPEEAQLVFNNTRVIHARLFFYKETGAKIEIFCLEPVEPADYQVAFQETEEVTWKCMVGNSKKWKEGFLNQTFKIDEETIELTAAKIAQEGNSFHIRFVWNGGVHFSEIIEHIGQLPIPPYLNRDTEESDEETYQTVYAKIDGSVAAPTAGLHFTNPVIEQLTAKNITTSEITLHVGAGTFQPVKSATIEGHTMHHEQVIIPIDILRSFLENPNNIIAVGTTSVRSLESLYWIGLQLEEKRFDPFHPEIKQWEPYENEAKISIEKAVQNIIYFLAENEENAIRFSTQIIILPGYDFKLINGMFTNFHQPQSTLLLLISAFLGTDWQKVYHYALANNFRFLSYGDSNLYLK from the coding sequence TTGAGCACATACAAAAACATAAAGATCAGCGATTACTCGTACGATCTCCCCGATGAGCGGATTGCCAAATACCCTTTGAATGAGCGCGATAAATCTAAGTTGTTAATCAGTCAAAACGGAACAATTCAGCAAGATATTTTTGAAAACTGTACCAATTACCTGCCTGAAGAGGCGCAGCTGGTTTTTAACAATACCCGCGTTATCCATGCCCGTTTATTCTTTTACAAGGAAACCGGTGCAAAAATCGAGATCTTTTGCCTGGAACCTGTAGAACCGGCCGATTACCAGGTGGCTTTTCAGGAAACCGAGGAGGTAACCTGGAAATGCATGGTGGGCAATTCAAAAAAATGGAAGGAAGGTTTTCTGAACCAGACATTTAAAATTGATGAAGAAACGATTGAGCTGACCGCCGCAAAAATAGCACAGGAGGGTAATTCTTTTCACATTCGTTTTGTGTGGAACGGTGGTGTTCATTTTTCAGAAATTATCGAGCATATTGGCCAGTTGCCAATTCCGCCATACCTTAACCGTGACACTGAAGAAAGTGACGAAGAAACTTACCAGACGGTTTATGCCAAAATCGATGGTTCGGTGGCAGCACCAACAGCCGGATTACATTTCACCAACCCCGTAATTGAGCAACTTACAGCTAAAAACATTACAACAAGCGAAATAACATTACATGTTGGAGCCGGCACTTTTCAGCCGGTAAAATCGGCTACTATTGAGGGACATACCATGCACCACGAACAAGTGATTATCCCGATTGATATTTTGCGTTCTTTTCTGGAAAATCCGAACAATATAATTGCAGTAGGAACCACTTCTGTGCGCTCGCTGGAAAGTTTGTATTGGATTGGATTGCAACTGGAAGAAAAACGTTTCGATCCTTTTCACCCTGAAATAAAACAGTGGGAACCGTATGAGAACGAAGCCAAAATATCCATTGAAAAAGCCGTGCAAAACATCATTTATTTTTTGGCCGAGAACGAAGAGAACGCGATTCGTTTCTCAACGCAAATTATCATTTTGCCGGGTTACGATTTTAAACTCATCAATGGCATGTTTACTAACTTTCATCAGCCGCAAAGTACATTGTTGCTGTTAATCAGCGCGTTTTTGGGCACCGACTGGCAGAAAGTTTACCATTATGCACTAGCCAACAACTTCCGGTTTTTGAGTTATGGCGACAGCAACCTTTATTTAAAATAA
- a CDS encoding SGNH/GDSL hydrolase family protein, giving the protein MKNKINLLLTVLLLWSFTAFSQQNEVKWWNPAENSADVIDGQGWKDGLATPYDRLPEKAENTVRDAVWNLSKHTAGLKIRFRTNASEIKVRYQVGGNINMPHMPSTGVSGIDLYAKDSDGKWMWCRGHYSFGDTITYEFRNITPNDNYHKMGREYHLYLPLYNSVKWMEIGVASDVLFKPIPLRKEKPIVVYGTSIAQGGCASRPGMAWTSIIERKMDNPLINLAFSGNGRMENEVTELLSEIDAKVYILDCLPNLTLGDKYSEENIYQKVLNTVKIVRSKSSAPILLVEHAGYGHGSSNKALKASTDRLNAAQAKAFADLMTEGYTNLTVLTQKELNLDFDSYVDGVHPTDKGMEQYAEAYEAKLRDFLNRPKGTFSTTIPISQSREPGSYNWEARHNKLLEMNRTNPPKICFIGNSITHYWGGKPADPRKAGPESWNKYLGDLSVQNYGFGWDRVENVLWRIYHEELDGFQAEQVVFMLGTNNLHLNTEEEIVCGLQLVYQAVKTRQPHARVLILGIYPRRNEEKRVASLNLKIAQLAGEMGLDYADVGIVLLKENGKIDESLFSDGLHPNAAGYNKLAPKIRQLLTQHSN; this is encoded by the coding sequence ATGAAAAATAAAATCAATCTACTCCTCACAGTTTTACTGCTTTGGTCATTCACCGCTTTTTCGCAGCAAAATGAAGTTAAATGGTGGAACCCGGCAGAAAACAGTGCCGACGTTATCGACGGACAAGGCTGGAAAGACGGATTGGCAACTCCCTACGACCGACTTCCTGAAAAAGCAGAAAACACCGTTCGTGATGCGGTTTGGAACCTATCGAAACATACAGCAGGATTAAAAATACGTTTTCGTACAAATGCTTCAGAAATAAAAGTACGTTATCAGGTTGGTGGAAATATTAACATGCCTCACATGCCATCAACCGGTGTTAGTGGAATCGATTTATATGCAAAAGACAGTGATGGAAAATGGATGTGGTGTCGCGGACATTATTCGTTTGGCGATACCATTACCTATGAGTTTCGCAATATCACACCCAACGACAATTACCACAAAATGGGGCGCGAATATCACTTGTATCTGCCACTTTACAACTCGGTTAAATGGATGGAAATTGGGGTAGCCAGTGATGTGCTTTTTAAGCCTATTCCCTTACGAAAGGAAAAGCCGATAGTCGTTTACGGAACTTCCATTGCTCAAGGTGGTTGTGCCTCGCGGCCGGGCATGGCCTGGACATCCATCATCGAACGAAAAATGGATAATCCGCTGATTAACCTGGCCTTCTCAGGAAATGGAAGAATGGAAAATGAAGTTACTGAATTGCTCAGCGAAATTGATGCGAAAGTTTATATTTTAGATTGTTTGCCAAATCTTACGCTAGGTGATAAATATTCAGAAGAGAATATTTATCAGAAAGTGTTGAATACCGTAAAAATAGTACGATCGAAATCTTCGGCGCCAATATTGCTTGTTGAGCATGCAGGTTATGGTCATGGAAGCAGCAACAAAGCGCTAAAAGCAAGTACCGATCGATTAAATGCAGCACAGGCCAAAGCTTTTGCCGATCTGATGACAGAAGGCTACACCAATCTGACAGTATTAACTCAAAAAGAACTGAATCTCGATTTCGACAGTTATGTCGACGGCGTGCATCCTACCGACAAAGGAATGGAACAATATGCAGAAGCGTACGAAGCGAAACTTCGCGATTTTTTGAATCGGCCAAAAGGAACCTTTTCTACTACAATACCAATTTCTCAATCGCGCGAACCAGGTAGCTACAACTGGGAAGCCCGACATAACAAACTACTGGAAATGAATAGAACCAATCCTCCAAAAATCTGCTTTATCGGAAATTCTATTACGCATTACTGGGGTGGCAAACCCGCTGATCCAAGAAAAGCCGGACCGGAATCGTGGAATAAATACCTGGGCGATCTTTCAGTTCAGAACTATGGATTTGGCTGGGACCGCGTTGAAAACGTATTGTGGCGCATTTACCATGAAGAGCTGGACGGATTTCAGGCAGAACAGGTTGTTTTTATGCTTGGAACCAATAACCTTCACTTAAATACCGAGGAAGAGATTGTTTGCGGATTACAGTTGGTTTACCAGGCGGTGAAAACCCGGCAACCACATGCCCGGGTGCTGATTCTTGGAATTTACCCGCGAAGAAACGAAGAAAAACGCGTAGCATCGCTGAACTTAAAAATTGCTCAGCTTGCCGGAGAAATGGGACTTGACTATGCCGATGTTGGAATTGTTCTACTCAAAGAAAATGGAAAAATTGATGAATCGCTCTTTTCTGACGGACTTCATCCCAACGCTGCCGGCTACAATAAACTGGCACCTAAAATCAGACAACTACTAACTCAACATTCAAATTAA
- a CDS encoding AMP-binding protein, with the protein MQRDKINSFSAFISESVKNYANNKALGFINEEYLTYSEMGQKISAVQAFLEKLGIGEGDKVIIYSQNMPTWGVVYFALQCSGIVAVPVLPDFSPVELENVIKHSESKALFISENLQYKLKDTDASSLDIIVTIDDLSLLKAEDTSVVFDENATSKKAYTPKENELAVLIYTSGTTGNSKGVMLSQKNIIANVVQSGAVQKITEDFRFLSVLPLSHTYENTIGFLLAIYSGASVTYLRKPPTASVLLPALKSLRPTIILTVPMIIEKIYKNSILPGINKKAFTRVLHRFRPTRKLVHRLAGKKLMETFGGRIQFFGIGGAKLDGKVERFLRDAKFPYAIGYGLTETSPLIAGSNPTTTRFRAIGPKVINCELKIHDPNPATGEGEIWAKGPNVMLGYYKNPEETKRVLTDDGWFKTGDLGVFDKDGWLSHKGRLKNMIVGANGENIYPEEIESIINNFRHVVESVVIEKKGQLVALVHFNREELEQKVREMRSELGDRMDEISQHVDEKIDELSVELKDYINSRVNKFSKVQQFISHPTPFIKTATQKIKRYLYH; encoded by the coding sequence ATGCAGAGAGATAAAATCAACAGCTTTTCCGCCTTTATTTCTGAATCAGTTAAAAATTATGCCAACAATAAGGCACTTGGATTTATTAATGAGGAATACCTTACCTACAGCGAAATGGGGCAAAAAATCTCCGCTGTTCAGGCATTTTTAGAAAAGCTTGGCATTGGCGAGGGCGACAAAGTAATTATCTATAGCCAGAATATGCCAACCTGGGGAGTTGTTTATTTTGCACTGCAGTGCTCGGGAATTGTGGCAGTTCCGGTTCTTCCCGATTTTAGTCCGGTCGAATTGGAAAATGTAATAAAACATTCCGAGTCTAAAGCCCTATTTATTTCTGAAAATCTTCAGTATAAACTAAAAGACACTGACGCTTCTTCACTGGATATTATTGTAACGATTGATGATCTGTCGCTTTTAAAAGCGGAAGACACATCAGTAGTTTTCGACGAAAACGCAACCAGCAAAAAAGCTTATACACCAAAAGAAAATGAGTTGGCCGTGCTGATTTACACCTCCGGAACAACCGGAAACTCAAAAGGTGTTATGCTTTCGCAGAAAAATATTATTGCCAATGTGGTTCAGTCGGGAGCTGTTCAGAAAATCACTGAAGATTTCCGTTTCTTATCGGTACTGCCTTTGTCTCACACCTACGAAAACACCATCGGTTTTTTACTGGCAATATATAGCGGAGCAAGTGTTACCTATTTACGCAAGCCGCCAACAGCAAGTGTTTTGCTGCCTGCGTTAAAATCATTGCGCCCCACTATAATACTTACGGTACCAATGATTATCGAGAAAATCTATAAAAACAGTATTTTACCCGGCATTAACAAAAAGGCTTTTACCCGTGTGTTGCATCGTTTTCGTCCTACACGCAAGTTGGTTCACCGTTTGGCAGGAAAGAAACTAATGGAAACTTTTGGTGGCCGCATCCAGTTTTTTGGCATTGGCGGTGCAAAACTCGACGGCAAAGTGGAACGTTTTCTGCGCGATGCAAAATTCCCGTACGCCATTGGTTATGGCTTAACTGAAACCTCACCTCTTATTGCTGGCTCAAATCCTACCACAACACGTTTCAGAGCAATTGGCCCAAAAGTTATTAATTGTGAACTAAAAATTCATGATCCGAATCCGGCAACCGGAGAAGGCGAAATCTGGGCAAAAGGGCCAAACGTAATGTTGGGCTACTACAAAAATCCGGAAGAAACAAAACGTGTTTTAACCGACGACGGCTGGTTTAAAACCGGCGACCTCGGCGTTTTTGATAAAGATGGATGGCTAAGCCACAAAGGCCGGTTGAAAAATATGATAGTAGGTGCCAATGGAGAAAATATATATCCTGAAGAAATAGAGTCCATCATCAACAATTTTAGGCATGTTGTAGAGTCGGTAGTAATCGAAAAAAAAGGACAACTGGTAGCACTGGTTCATTTTAACAGGGAGGAACTGGAGCAAAAAGTGAGAGAAATGCGTTCTGAATTGGGAGATAGAATGGATGAAATATCTCAGCATGTAGATGAAAAAATTGACGAGTTAAGTGTTGAGCTTAAAGATTACATTAATTCACGCGTTAATAAATTCTCAAAAGTCCAGCAATTTATTTCTCATCCTACTCCTTTTATTAAAACCGCTACTCAAAAAATTAAGCGTTACCTTTATCATTAA
- the trpB gene encoding tryptophan synthase subunit beta, translated as MTDYFKQYPNKEGFYKEYGGSFIPPDLQKEMDKITNAYHSISKSHNFISELRSIRKHFQGRPTPVYYCQNLSAKYGGRIYLKREDLNHSGAHKLNHCMGEALLAKHLGKKKLIAETGAGQHGVALATAAAYFGLECEIHMGEVDIAKEHPNVVRMKILGAEVVPVSHGLKTLKEAVDSAFESYLKDPISTIYCIGSVVGPHPFPMMVRDFQRVVGIEAQEQFHEMTGENPDHVVACVGGGSNAMGMFSGFLDIEETELHGVEPGGIGTKLGEHASTITYGTPGVIHGFKCYTLQDEKGEPAPVYSVASGLDYPGVGPEHSMLKDMGKVTYGVANDAETIDAFYELSRLEGIIPALESAHAVAYSLKLAKEKQQQSILINLSGRGDKDIDFVVDKYGLPE; from the coding sequence ATGACTGATTATTTCAAGCAGTACCCCAATAAAGAGGGATTTTACAAGGAATATGGTGGCTCGTTTATCCCACCCGATTTGCAAAAAGAAATGGATAAAATTACCAATGCTTACCACAGCATTAGCAAATCGCATAATTTTATTTCTGAACTTCGCAGTATTCGCAAGCATTTCCAGGGTAGGCCAACTCCAGTGTATTACTGCCAGAATTTGTCGGCAAAATACGGTGGCCGCATTTACCTGAAACGTGAAGATTTGAACCACTCCGGAGCGCATAAACTTAACCATTGTATGGGTGAGGCACTGTTGGCCAAACACCTGGGAAAAAAGAAGCTGATTGCTGAAACCGGAGCCGGCCAACACGGTGTGGCACTGGCTACTGCAGCAGCGTATTTTGGTTTAGAATGCGAAATTCATATGGGTGAAGTTGATATTGCAAAAGAGCATCCCAACGTGGTTCGCATGAAAATTCTGGGAGCCGAAGTAGTACCTGTTTCTCACGGATTAAAAACCTTAAAAGAAGCTGTTGATTCGGCATTTGAATCCTACCTAAAAGATCCGATAAGCACCATTTATTGCATTGGTTCTGTTGTTGGTCCACATCCGTTTCCGATGATGGTGCGCGATTTTCAGCGCGTTGTTGGTATTGAAGCACAGGAGCAATTTCACGAAATGACCGGTGAAAATCCTGATCACGTAGTTGCATGTGTAGGTGGCGGAAGTAATGCCATGGGAATGTTCTCGGGCTTCCTCGATATTGAAGAAACAGAACTACACGGTGTTGAGCCGGGTGGAATAGGAACAAAACTTGGCGAACACGCCAGCACCATTACTTACGGAACTCCAGGAGTAATACATGGTTTTAAATGCTATACTTTACAGGATGAAAAAGGCGAACCTGCACCGGTTTATTCGGTGGCCAGTGGACTTGATTACCCTGGAGTTGGACCGGAACACAGTATGCTAAAAGATATGGGCAAAGTAACCTATGGTGTTGCCAACGACGCAGAAACGATTGATGCATTTTACGAATTAAGTCGTTTGGAAGGTATTATTCCGGCTTTGGAAAGTGCACATGCTGTGGCTTACAGTTTAAAACTGGCCAAAGAAAAACAGCAACAATCAATCCTCATCAACTTAAGTGGTCGTGGCGACAAAGACATCGATTTTGTGGTTGACAAATATGGTTTACCTGAATAA